AAGAATCTCCTCCACACCATCGGGGTCTATCCTACGGTGATTGAGCTTGACGAGGACGAGATCGCCGCTATCCCCCTCAATTCCGGCGAAGATTCCGGTGAGTCTCCGGCGTTGTTTATTGGTGGGACACGTGTTGGTGGGTTAGAGAGCCTGGTGGGTCTCCACTTGAGTAATAGGCTTGTGCCTTTGCTTGTTGATGCTGGCGCTCTTAGTCTTGCTGTCCCGCTATGGGTATGAATCAATCCATAAACtaaatttcccaaaaaaaagaaaattactatttttagtaggtccaataatgataataataatattaggaTCGCCGTAATTAATTCCTACCCCCAGCCCCCttttaaaaaaacaataaagTTAGAGGATCTTCATCGTGCAACCAGTTGTATCTTAACCTGGTCGTATGATGTATCATGCATAAAATACAACTGGTTATACGGGTTAAATGAAGTTGTAATATTTGTAATTTCAAGGAGGAAAAGCGGGGTAAAATGGATAAAAAAAGAGTGTATGATAATTAAGTAAGTATCCAAAATTATGAAGTTTAATTAACTGCTTGtaattttattttggttttgATAGTAAGTTTTTAGCCGGTTGTATAGTTATGAATTAAGTGGAATGACAAGTCAGAATTGAAGTGTGCATGATTATTAGATGACGTACGTGTTTGATGATAATTGATTAATTGTGGTTGAATTGGAAGTATCTTTTGTTTTAGCCTGATCTATCTCTGTCAATAATCAATGCATGCGATCGATTATTCCATTTCCATTGGATCGGTTGTATACCCAAAATTTCTTAGTATACACTGCGGGCGCTTGCGATCTTAGTATACATTTTCCCAACTGTATGTTGATTAACGCTCTCCGATCTCATTTTACTTGCTTCATTTGATCGTTTTGTATGAGAGTTTTTGCaatatgatatttttttatattttttttaattttatcccGTTGTATATTCGATATCAAGTCTAGAGTGCTGCTTTCAAAATTAGAAGCCTTTTGTACTCCTTGGTAGAGGAAGTAAAAATCGCAGTCTGTGATGCTTTTACAAAAACATAACAGCAAAAAGATTCAAAGAAATGGTACATGTTTCAATTGAAATGGTACTCTATTTTTTTGTAATGAAATTATACTCTTTTTTAATCAAATGGTACTCTTTCTTAAAGAAATTGTACATGTTTTACGCTGTGATGTGTTTGCTCACACATCACAACATGTCGTCTCGCCGGGATCCTCCTTGGTACGTAGTATATGATTTTGTACTTTTTTGTGCAATTTAAAAGGATCTTCATCTAATCTCATTCCTCGGCAACATTTTGGTCATCAACAACATCCCACGTGAATGGTGATCCATCTAATAATGTCATGAGACGTCACTCCCGGTGAAAATGGTAGGTTTTAAGAGAGATGGGATATGATATTGATATGATCATATGAGCAAATATTCATGGGAGATCACAGAATATAAATTACTCCACCAATACTTAAAATGGACTGCTGTATAGTGCCAATTTAAATATCTCCAGGCTACTCTAACGTATTGGAATCCTTAAAATATCCCGTATTTGTCTAATTAATACGCCAAGTTTAGGTATTGTCCATTAATTTAAGTTGTACATCGTTTAATttggttttggatcctctaaAGTTCTAAAATAACGCTATAAGGTAGAATTtgagcaatatcaaccataatgaaatatattttttggGTTGTAggacccggttcacccttatggCTAATAGGGATTCGGAGTgagttctgggtggttaggttccattcccctcccaattgttgttgcggggatcAAACAcaggttctccctaccaagttcagcctcaatcaccactaaaccaacaagcaattggtatCATTGAATGAAATATCAATGACTCTT
This sequence is a window from Spinacia oleracea cultivar Varoflay chromosome 1, BTI_SOV_V1, whole genome shotgun sequence. Protein-coding genes within it:
- the LOC110795883 gene encoding glutaredoxin-C6, which translates into the protein MQGVQHQVRLQLNTSGNTSPLAIDVSESAEVRIQRLITENPVVIFSRTSCCMCHVMKNLLHTIGVYPTVIELDEDEIAAIPLNSGEDSGESPALFIGGTRVGGLESLVGLHLSNRLVPLLVDAGALSLAVPLWV